GTCTCCTCCTCGCCCGTATCAGGGATCGGTCGCAGCCTCGTTCCGGGCAGCTTTGGGTCATAATGTTGGGCAGAGCAATTGTTGTCGTCAACAACAATCTTTCGCCTGGGGCCTCGGGACGCTATGGTCGCACGCGAGGAGACACGATGTGACAGCCACCACAGCCCGGACGTCCCTACGCAAACGCGCCGGCAACGGCGCAGCGCGGCGGATCGACGCGGACGAGATCGGCCTCGACGCCCTGGTTGGCCACGCCGGCTATGCGGTCAGGCGCTTCCAGATCTGGATCTTTCAGGACTTCATCAAGACGCTGGGCGAGGTCGACATCCGCCCGACGCAATATTCGGTGCTGACGGTGATCGGCGCCAATCCGGGCCTGTCGCAGATGGCGGTGGCCAAACGCCTCGGCATCGAGCGTGCCCGGCTGGTGCACCTGCTCGACAGCCTCGAAGAGCGCAAGCTGGTGAAGCGCATCAAGTCCAAGGCGGACCGGCGCTCGCACGCGCTGCACCTCACCGCGCAGGGCGAGACGGCGCTGGCAAAGTTCAAGCGGCTCGCCGCCGAGCACGAGCGACATGTGGAAGAAAAGATCGGCAAGGAGAACCGGGAGCGGCTGCTCCGGATCCTCACTGACTTCACCTGACCCCGGACTGCCCATGGATTGGGCAAATGCCTATCGCAGGGCGCTGGCACGATGGCCTGCTCGCTCATCAGCGTATCTCCCAAGATGCTGATTTCACGATAATATCCGAAGCGACCGCGCTGCCCGGATAATGTACACAATGGCACATCGCTTGCTTCAATCCGGGTAAGACAAGTTGCCGGAGTTTTGTCGCCATGGGGGCTGAGCAGCCTGAGACGATCGCCGCGATCGTGGCCGCGCATCGCGCGGGCACGATGACGCCGGCAGAGACGATCGCGCGGACCTATCAGCGCATCCGCGACCACAACGACCCCGCCGTGTTCATCAGCCTGCGCGACGAGAAGGACGCGATCGCAGAGGCCGAGAAGCTCGCCGCGCGTGTCGATGCCGCGAGCCTGCCGCTCTATGGCGTACCGGTCGCGGTGAAAGACAATATCGACGCGCTGGGATTTCCAACCACGGCGGCCTGCCCGGCTTTCTCCTACACGCCAACCCACGACTCGACCGCGGTGGAGCGCCTGCGTGCCGCGGGCGCCATCATCATCGGCAAAACCAACCTCGACCAGTTCGCAACCGGCCTGGTCGGCGTGCGCTCGCCCTACGGCATTCCCAAAAATTCGATCCGCGAGGATCTCATCCCCGGTGGCTCGAGCTCGGGTTCGGCGACCGCTGTCGGCGCCGGGCTGGTGCCGCTGTCGCTCGGCACCGACACCGCAGGCTCGGGCCGCGTGCCGGCGATGCTCAACAACATCGTCGGGCTGAAGCCGAGCCTCGGCATGATCTCGACCGCTGGGCTCGTGCCCGCCTGCCGCACGCTCGACTGCATCTCGGTCTTCGCGCTGACGGTGGACGACGCCGCGCTCGCGCTCTCGGTGATGGCAGGGCCCGACCAGGCCGATCCATTTTCGCGCGACCGGCCGCTGGCCGCGATCACGCCGCTCCCCGCTAACTTGCGTCTCGGCGTGCCGCGCAACGGGCAGTTGATCTTCTTCGGCGACAAGAAGGCGGAAGCCGCTTATGCCGACGCGCTGAAGCGCTGGACCGCGCTGGGAGCAACGCTGATCGAATTCGACCTCGAACCGTTCTACGAGACGGCGCGGCTGCTTTACGAGGGGCCGTGGGTTGCCGAGCGTTATCTCGTGATCAAGAACCTGCTGGCGTCCGCGCCGGATTCGATCCATCCGGTCACGCGCGAGATCACCGCGGCCGGCGCGCGGCTGACCGCGGCGGAAACCTTCTCCGCGCTGTACCGTTTGCAAGGCCTGCGCAAGATCGCCGAGCGGACGTTTGCAAGCATCGACGCGCTGGTGCTGCCGACGGCGCCGACGGCCTACACGACCGCGCAGGTGCTTGCCAATCCGATCGAGCTCAACAGCCGGCTCGGCACCTACACCAATTTTGTCAATCTGCTCGACCTCTGCGGTCTCGCCGTGCCTGCGGCGATGCGCGCCGACGGAATTCCGTTCGGCATCACGCTGCTCGCGCCGGCAGGGCGCGACGCGCTGCTCGCGAGCATCGGGCGCGAGTTCCATGCGGATACGAAACTGACGGTTGGAGCGAAGGGCGTAGCGCAGGCTCCGCTCGCGGCGTTGCCGGCGAACGGCGGCGACGAGATTCCCATCGCCGTTGTCGGCGCGCATCTCTCCGGCATGGCGCTGAACGCTGAGTTGACGGCGCTGAGCGCAAAGCTTGTCGAGGCAACGAAGACGGCGCCGGACTACAAGCTCTATGCGCTCAAGACCACGCCGCCGAAGCCGGGCATGCTGCGCGTCGCGGTCGGGACGGGCGCGTCGATCGAGCTGGAGATCTGGTCGCTCTCGGCGGCTGCGTTCGGGAAGTTCGTGAATGCGATTCCGGCGCCGATGGCGATCGGCACGGTGCGGCTGGCGGATGGGCGGAGCGTGAAGGGGTTCCTCGTCGAGCCGGAGGTGCTCGGCGAGGCGCGGGACATCACGGCCTATGGCGGCTGGCGGAAGTTCATGAAGGAGACCGCGACGGCTTGAGTTTCACTCCGCTGTCGTCCCGGACAAGCGCAGCGCAGATCCGGGACCCATAACCACAGGGAGTGGTTTTGCGAAGACTCGGAGTGGGAGCTTTGCCTCACACCACTGCCTGTGATTATGGGTACCCGCTTTCGCGAGGACGACACCGAGTATGCGGCATCCGCCGTCGGCTACACCGACACCGCGTAGATCTCGTACTCCCCGCGCACCAGCTCGATATGCGCTCGCATGGCGGCGGCGGCGCCCTGCTTGTCGCCGCGCATGATGGCGACGACGACGCGGTCGTGCTCGGCTTGCGACTTCGCCAATCGGCCAAGATTGCGGAACTGGGCGCGGCGGAACGGCTGCACGCGCACGCGCGTCGCCAGCGTGATCTCGGCGATGTAGCCGTTCTGCGATCCCGCATAGATCGCGTTGTGGAAGCGCTCATTGACCTCATGGAAGCGGTCGGGATTGCCGGCGTAGCTGAGCACCCGCAGCTCTTCGTGGATCGCTTCGAGACCGTGACGCTCGGCCGCGGACATGCGCTCGGCCGCAAGGCCGGCGCAGAGCGCCTCGAGCTCGGCCATCGCCTCGAACATGCTCTTGAGACGCTCGATCGAGGGCTGCGCCACCACCGCGCCGCGATGGGCACGCGCTTCGACGAGCCCGCTCGCCACCAGCTGGCGCAGCGCCTCGCGCACCGGCGTGCGCGAGACGCTGAAGCGACGCGCGATGTCAGTCTCGTCCAGCGGGGCGCCCGGGGCGAGGGCTCCGCGCACGATCTCGTCGGCGAGCTGGAGGCGCAATTCCTCGGCGCGCGTGACCTTCTGCAGCGACGGAAGTGCACGGTCGACGCGGGGCACCACCGGCTCGGCCGGCAGTGTCCCGGGCGGAAGATCGTCAAGCGTCATGCGGTCAGGTCTCTTTCGACTCGTCGATGATGCTGACATGGGCGGCGACGACGCGCCAGCCCTCCGGGAAGCGAATCCAGGTCTGCATCTGCCGGCCGACCTTGCCGGGCGCCGTGTCACGATAGAACAGGGTGGAGGCCACAGCCGTGTCGCGGCCATAGCTAGTGATGACGGTTTTCGCGGTGCGGCGATTGAGGCCGACCGGCGAGCGCCCGGCGCGGAAGCCGGAGATCGCCTCGTAGCCATAGAGGTTTTCGCCGATGCCGTAGCGCAGCGTGCGGGGATCGTTGCGGAAGAGCTCGCCGAGCACGGCGACGTCGTTGCTGACGAGGGCCTGTTCATAGCGCTCGAACGCGGCTTTGACTTCCGCGATCACGTCGGGGAGATCGATCTCCATCTTAAATTCCTCTCGGCGACGGCGCGGATGCCACGCCCATTTGTTCCAATGCGTATGCGACGCGGAGCGCAATGTCCTCGCGCCAGCGCGCAGCGATGATCTGCACCCCGATCGGCATCGGCTCGAGCGGCACCGGCACCGCCACCACCGGCAGACCGATGAAGGAGATCGGCTGGGTGTGGACGCCGATATTGGCGCGCACCGGCAATTCGACGCCGTCGAGATTGAAATTGACCTGGCCGAGCTTCGGCGCGGTGCAGGGCGTCGCCGGCGCCAGCAGCACGTCGACCGACTTGAATATCTCGGCGAGCTGGCCGCGATACCAGCGGCGGAATTTTTGCGCGCGGTCGACCAAAGACGCCGGCACCATCGCGCCTGCGATCAGACGGTCGCGCACGGCCGGATCGAAATCGTTGGGTCGCTTGCGCAGGCGATCGAGATGCAGCGAAGCGCCTTCGGTGGTGGTGATGACGTAAGCCGCGGCGCGGGCGCGGGCGGCTTCGGGAACATCGATCACTTGCGTTGCGCCAAGCGCCTTGGCGACGCGGCTGACGGCCTCGACGGCCTCCGGAAAGACGTTCTTTTGGAAATAGCCGCCGGCAATCGCGATGCGCAGATCCGAGATCGGATTGGCGATCAGCGGCAGCGTCGGCTCCAGCCCACGCGTCGTGCAGGCGCCGTCATCGGCATCCGGTCCCTGCATCGCATCGTAAGCGAGCGCGAGATCCGTGACGGAGCGCGCGAGCGGACCGAGATGATCGAGGCTCGCGACGAACGGGAAGGAGCGCGCCCGCGACAGCCGGCCATAGGTCGGCTTCAGGCCGAAGATGCCGCAGAACGAGGAGGGCACGCGGATCGAACCATTGGTGTCCGAGCCAAGCGCGATCGGCACCAGCGCGCCGCCGACGGCGCTGCCGGAACCGCCGGAGGAACCGCCGGTCATCCGCGTGGTGTCATGCGGGTTGCGCGAGGGGCCGTCATGGACGTTCTCGCCGGTGAAGTCGTAGGCGTATTCACCCATGTTGAGCGCGCCAACGAGAACTGCGCCGCCGGCTTCCATGCGCGCGATCAGCGTCGCATCGTGCTTGGCCGGCGCGAGGTCGCGGTTGATCTTCGAGCCGGCCCGCGTCGGCAGGCCCGCGACGTCGAACAGGTTCTTCACTGCGAAGGGCACGCCGGCGAGCGGGCCGACGGTCTTGCCGGCGGCGATATCAGCATCGATCGCGCGCGCCTTGGCGCGGGCGCGATCGGCGGTGACGTCGGTGAAGGAATTGAGGGTGGTGTCGTGCTGCTTGATGCGCGCAAGGGCTGCCTCGGTGGCATCGAGCGCCGACATCTTGCGGGTCGCAACCGCGCTCGCGATTTCCGCCGCCGTCATCTCTGGCTTGGTGGTCATGGCAGCATCAGGCCGTGAAGATCGGCGCCGGCTCGGTCTCGTCCGGCAGCGCGAATTCGTCGACGAGGCGGGCAAGCCGTAGCGACACTTCCAAATTGGCGCGCACCGCGGGCCGCCAGGCCTCCTCCACCGGCAGCGCCAGCGCTTTCGATACGGCGTCGATGTAATCGTCCAGAGGTTCGGCCATCACTCTCTCAAGCTGATTTCAGTGCACCGGCAGCGGCGGATGCGGGATCGCCGTCAGCAGCTCCTTGGTGTAGTCGTCCTGCGGATCGCTCAAGACCTGCTCGGAGGAGCCCTCTTCGACGATCCGTCCCGTCCGCATCACAATGACACGATCGCACAGCAAGCGCACCACATTCAAATCATGCGAGACGAACAAATAACTCATGCCTAGCCGCTGCTTGAGATCCTGAAGCAGGTTCAGCACGACGGCCTGCACCGAGACGTCGAGCGCGGCTGTCGGCTCGTCCAGGATGACGAGCTTTGGATGCAACGCGATGGCGCGGGCGATGCCGACGCGAGCCTTCTGGCCGCCGGAGAGCTGGTGCGGGAAACGATCCAGCAGATTGTGCGGCAGGCCGACCATGGTCGCCAGCTCCTCGCAGCGGGCGCGGAGCGCGTCGCGCCCCTTGATGTCGCCGAGTTGCAAAATCGGATCGGCGATGGCGCGGGCGGCGGTGAAGCGCGGGTTGAGGCTGTCTGTCGGGTCCTGGAACACCATCTGGATGCGGCTGCGCTGCGGCAGGCGGGCGAAGGCTGATGGCGCGATGCCGGAGATGTCCTCGCCGTCGAACTGGATCAGGCCGGAGGTCTGGTCCAGGAGGCGCATCACCATCATCGACGTGGTCGATTTGCCGCAGCCGGATTCGCCGACGAGGCCGACGCTCTCGCCGTGACCGATCGCGAAGCTGATGCCGTCCACCGCGCGGAACATGTCGGGCTCGACCGGCGGCTTGCGGCCGAACAGCTTGCCGAGCACGGCGGTGGCGCCCTGGCGGGGATACTCCTTCACGAGCTTGTCGATGAGGAGGAGGGGCTTGGGAGTCTCGTCACCCCCGGGCTTGACCCGGGGGTCCATCGACTGAGACGAATCTTTCGAAGCGTGATGGATGGCCGGGTCAAGCCCGGCCATGACGGTCGCGCCCTCCTCCTCTGGCAGCAGATCCCGCAAAGACACGCCGAGCCGCGGCGTCGCGCGCATCAGCTTTTTCGTGTAGGGGTGCTGCGGGCTCGCGAAGATGTCGGCGGCCATGGCGGTCTCGACGACGCGGCCCTTTTCCATCACCACGACGCGGTCGCAATAGGCGGCGGCCAAACCCAGATCGTGGGTGATCAGGATGGTCGACATCGCCTTGCGTTTGGTCAGCTCGACGATCAGGTCCATCACCGCCTTCTGCGTGGTGACGTCGAGGCCGGTGGTCGGCTCGTCCGCGATCAGGAGCTGCGGATTGCAGGCGAGCGCGAGCGCGATGACGACGCGCTGGCACATGCCGCCTGACAGCTCGAACGGATAGGCGTGGTAGCGTTCGCGCGGGCGCGCGATCTTGACCTGCTCCAGCGCCTCGATCGCCTTCTCGCCGCCATCTGTGACCTGGGCCTGTTGGACATGGGTGCGCAGCACGTCCTCGATCTGGTCACCGACTTTCCGGATCGGGTTCAGCGCCGCGCGCGGATTCTGGAAGATCATCGAGACTTCGCGGCCGCGCAGGTCGCGCATCTGGTCCTCGCTCGCGGCCTTCACGTCGATGCCGGAGAACATCACCGAGCCCTCGGCGATCCGCCCCGCGCGGTCGAGGATGCGCATCACCGCGTAGGAGGTCACTGACTTGCCGGAGCCGGATTCGCCGACGATGGCGAGCGTCTCGCCCTTGGCGACGGAGATGTTGACGTGCTGCACGGCTTTGACGATGCCGCGGCGGGTGGTGAATTCGACCGTGAGGTCCTGCACGTCGAGCAGCGGCTGGGCGGTCATGCGGGCCTCCCGACATTCAAAGGCGCGAAAACAACCCCATGCACAGTAGAACGGGCGTTGTAATCATTGGAGAATTTTGCGCGTGAGGCGGGCACGGGCCTCTCGCCCCCTCCCCCCTTGCGGGGGAGGGTTGGGCAGAGGGGTAGCCCCAAGCGAGGTCGGAGTTCGTGGCTACCCCTCTCCCTGCCCTCGAGAGCGAGCTTCGCTCGCCTCGGGCCCCGCAAGGGGGGAGGGAATGAGAGAGCGGTGGCCACCTCACCTCTAAGCGCCGCGCTTTTTTCCGCACACTCGATCATCGCTCACGTCCTCCGCTGCGGGTCGACGATGTCGCGCAGGCCGTCGCCGAGGAGGTTGAAGCAGAACACGGCGATCATCAGCGCGAGGCCGGGGAACAGCGCGATCCACCATTCGCCTGAGACCATGAAGCCCGCGCCTTCGGCAACCATGATGCCCCATTCTGCCGTCGGCGGGCGGACGCCGAGGCCGATGAAGGAGAGGCCCGCCGCATTGAGGATGGCGTAGCCCATGGTCAGCGACATCTGCACGATCATGATCGGCATGATGTTCGGCAGGATGTGCACCAGGAGGATGCGGAATTCGCCGTTGCCGGACAAGCGCGCGGCCTGCACGAAGCCGGCGTTGCGGCGCACGTTCGCTTCGGCCCGCGCGACGCGGGCGTAGAGCGGGAAGTTCACGATCGCGGTGGCCAGAATAATGTTCTGCACGGTGTTGCCGAGCGCGGCAACGATGCCCATCGCCAGCACGAACAGCGGGAAGGCCATGATGGTATCGGCGATGCGGCCGACAATACGATCGGTCCAGCCGCCGAAATAGCCGGCCGCAATGCCGGCGAGGCCGCCCATCAAAAACACCAGCGCGACGGAAGCGACCGCGATGAACGTATCGAGCCGTGTTGCGACGATGACGCGGCTGAAGATATCGCGGCCAAGCTGGTCGGTGCCGAACCAATGCGCCGCCGACGGCGGCTTCAGTGCCGCAGCCGTGTCGGAGGCGAGCGGATCATACGGCACGACATAGGGGCCGAAAATCGCAGCAGTGAGGATCAGGATCAGCAGTGCGAAGGCAAAGCCGGTGACCTTGTTCTCGCTGAGGACGTAGCGGGTCTGTTCGAGGATCGCTGATAGTCCCGAGGTGCGGGCGGGACCGACAGGTTCAACAGCAGGTGCAACGGAGCTCATGATTTAGCCCTCCAACCTGACGCGCGGATCGATCACGCCATAGAGAATGTCGATCACGAGATTCAAAAGCACGTACATCACCGCCATGGTGAGGACAAAACCCTGCACCGGTGCGAAGTCCGACGAGATCAGTGCTTCCACCGCATAGGAGCCGATGCCGGGCCAGGCGAAGACTTTTTCCACCAGCACGTTGGCCCCTAACAGGAACGAGAACACCATGCTGAGCGTGGTGATCACGGGCAGCATCGCGTTGCGGAAAGCGTAGGTGACGATGACGGTCGACGGTGACAGCCCGCTGGCACGCGCGGTGCGGACGAACTCGGACGCCAGCACCGCCAGCATCGAGGCGCGGGTCATGCGCGCGATCGGCGCCAGCGAGAAGATCGCCAGCGTCGTCGCCGGCAGGATGAGCTGGCTCAGCGCCGAGCGGAATGCCTCAAGGTCGCGCGCGAGCAGCGTGTCGATCAGATAGAAGCCGGTCACCGTCGGCGGCGCGCTGTAGAACACGTCGAGACGGCCGAGCGGCGCGGGCGACCAGCCGAGGCGGAAATAGAAGACGTAGACCAGCACGAGGCCGGTGAAGAACACCGGCAACGACACGCCCGCTGTCGTCGTGACCCGGCAGAGATGGTCGATCCATGACCCCGGTCGTGTTGCAGCTAACACGCCGAGCGGAATGGCAATCACGATCGAGACGATCAGGCCGAGCAGTGTCAGCTCGGCGGAAGCCGGCAGGCGGTTGCGAATTTCGGTCGCAACGGGCTGGCCTGTGGTGAGCGAGTTGCCGAAATCGCCATGGGCGAGATCGTTGGTGTAGCGGAAGAACTGCTCGATCAGTGGCCTGTCGAGACCGAGCTTCTTGCGGATCTGCTCGACGGCTTCCTTGGTCGCGGCGGGACCGGCGAAGTAGGCGGCGGGATCGCCTGGCAGCGCGCGCGTCAGCAGGAAGGTGACGATGACGACGCCGATCAGCGAGGGAATCGCAAACATCAGGCGCTTGCCGATCATGGTCAGCATGGGAGCGCTCTCCTTCTCGGCGATTGGGGGCTAACGCGAGCGGCTTGCTCCGCTGCGTTCCCTCCCCCCTTGCGGGGGAGGGCTAGGGAGAGAGGTGGCCCCGGGAGGGGTCTGAGTTGGTGGCTACCCCTCTCCCCGACCCTCCCCCGCAAGGGGGAGGGAGCGAGAGGACGGGGGTCGCCTCACTCAAATCAACAGGACCAACAGATGCCGATACGTTGAGATCGACACTCTCGATCTCTGACAACAACCTCGCCCCACGCTCCGCTGCGTTCCCTCCCCCCTTGCGGGGGAGGGCTAGGGAGAGGGGTGGCTCCGGGAGGGGTCTGAGTTCGTGGCTACCCCTCTCCCCGACCCTCCCCCGCAAGGGGGGAGGGAGCGAGAGAGTGGGGGCCATCTCACTTCGATCACCAAAACCAACTCGTGCCGATGCGTCTCCGACGATCAGCATGCCGCCTCACCCCTTCGCCATCGCGCGGTAATCGAGGCGGCGGTGGAACCAGTACTGATAGCCGCTGATGTTCTTCTGCATCGCGACGTTGACGAAGGGCTGGTACAGCGGGATGCGCGGGATGTCGGTGTAGGCGAGATCGACGAAACCCTTCACGTCGGCATCGTAGGTCGCGGTGTCGCCGGTGGCGGCGGCCGTGCGCGCGCCGTCGATCAGCTTGTCCATCTCCGCCGACTTGTAGCTCATGGTGTTGAAGACGGAATTGTTGCCGTGATAGCACCAGTAGAAGAAGTACTCGGGGTAATCGAGCCAGCCCGAGAACACGTTGGTGAAGAGCGGCATCTCCTTCTTGTTGAGCTCGGTGCGCCAGTTGGCGCCAGGCACCTTGTTGATGGTGGCCTTGATGCCGATCTGCGCGAGGCTCTCCTGCACCAGCACGCAAAGCGGCTCGTTGACGCCAGCGAAGTTGAGGTCGAAGGAGATCGTGGTCTCGAAGCCGTTGGCGTAGCCGGCTTCCGCCAGCAGCGCCTTCGCCTTCTCCATGTCGGTGTTGTATTTGTGCGGCTGCGGCCAGGCGACTTCCGTCGGCTTGTCCTTGGGCGCGCCGAACATGGGATTGCCGAGGCCGAACAGCACCGCGTCCATGATCTTCTGGTACGGCAGCGCATAGGCGACGGCCTGCCGCACCTTGGGATTGTCGAACGGCGGCTTGGTCACGTTCATGCCGATATACTGGATGCCGTTGGAGAACGGCAGCGACACCACGTTGAGCTTGCCGTTCGCCTTCATCTCCTGGAAATCCTTGAACGGCAGCTCATAGGAGATGTCGGCATCGCCGCGCTCCAGCAGCGCGCGGCGGTTGCCGGCCTGCGGCACCATGCGCCAGATCACGCGCTTGATCTTCGGCAGCGGAC
This is a stretch of genomic DNA from Bradyrhizobium sp. CB2312. It encodes these proteins:
- a CDS encoding DUF4089 domain-containing protein yields the protein MAEPLDDYIDAVSKALALPVEEAWRPAVRANLEVSLRLARLVDEFALPDETEPAPIFTA
- the atzF gene encoding allophanate hydrolase, whose amino-acid sequence is MGAEQPETIAAIVAAHRAGTMTPAETIARTYQRIRDHNDPAVFISLRDEKDAIAEAEKLAARVDAASLPLYGVPVAVKDNIDALGFPTTAACPAFSYTPTHDSTAVERLRAAGAIIIGKTNLDQFATGLVGVRSPYGIPKNSIREDLIPGGSSSGSATAVGAGLVPLSLGTDTAGSGRVPAMLNNIVGLKPSLGMISTAGLVPACRTLDCISVFALTVDDAALALSVMAGPDQADPFSRDRPLAAITPLPANLRLGVPRNGQLIFFGDKKAEAAYADALKRWTALGATLIEFDLEPFYETARLLYEGPWVAERYLVIKNLLASAPDSIHPVTREITAAGARLTAAETFSALYRLQGLRKIAERTFASIDALVLPTAPTAYTTAQVLANPIELNSRLGTYTNFVNLLDLCGLAVPAAMRADGIPFGITLLAPAGRDALLASIGREFHADTKLTVGAKGVAQAPLAALPANGGDEIPIAVVGAHLSGMALNAELTALSAKLVEATKTAPDYKLYALKTTPPKPGMLRVAVGTGASIELEIWSLSAAAFGKFVNAIPAPMAIGTVRLADGRSVKGFLVEPEVLGEARDITAYGGWRKFMKETATA
- a CDS encoding ABC transporter ATP-binding protein, which codes for MTAQPLLDVQDLTVEFTTRRGIVKAVQHVNISVAKGETLAIVGESGSGKSVTSYAVMRILDRAGRIAEGSVMFSGIDVKAASEDQMRDLRGREVSMIFQNPRAALNPIRKVGDQIEDVLRTHVQQAQVTDGGEKAIEALEQVKIARPRERYHAYPFELSGGMCQRVVIALALACNPQLLIADEPTTGLDVTTQKAVMDLIVELTKRKAMSTILITHDLGLAAAYCDRVVVMEKGRVVETAMAADIFASPQHPYTKKLMRATPRLGVSLRDLLPEEEGATVMAGLDPAIHHASKDSSQSMDPRVKPGGDETPKPLLLIDKLVKEYPRQGATAVLGKLFGRKPPVEPDMFRAVDGISFAIGHGESVGLVGESGCGKSTTSMMVMRLLDQTSGLIQFDGEDISGIAPSAFARLPQRSRIQMVFQDPTDSLNPRFTAARAIADPILQLGDIKGRDALRARCEELATMVGLPHNLLDRFPHQLSGGQKARVGIARAIALHPKLVILDEPTAALDVSVQAVVLNLLQDLKQRLGMSYLFVSHDLNVVRLLCDRVIVMRTGRIVEEGSSEQVLSDPQDDYTKELLTAIPHPPLPVH
- the hpxZ gene encoding oxalurate catabolism protein HpxZ produces the protein MEIDLPDVIAEVKAAFERYEQALVSNDVAVLGELFRNDPRTLRYGIGENLYGYEAISGFRAGRSPVGLNRRTAKTVITSYGRDTAVASTLFYRDTAPGKVGRQMQTWIRFPEGWRVVAAHVSIIDESKET
- a CDS encoding AtzE family amidohydrolase — translated: MTTKPEMTAAEIASAVATRKMSALDATEAALARIKQHDTTLNSFTDVTADRARAKARAIDADIAAGKTVGPLAGVPFAVKNLFDVAGLPTRAGSKINRDLAPAKHDATLIARMEAGGAVLVGALNMGEYAYDFTGENVHDGPSRNPHDTTRMTGGSSGGSGSAVGGALVPIALGSDTNGSIRVPSSFCGIFGLKPTYGRLSRARSFPFVASLDHLGPLARSVTDLALAYDAMQGPDADDGACTTRGLEPTLPLIANPISDLRIAIAGGYFQKNVFPEAVEAVSRVAKALGATQVIDVPEAARARAAAYVITTTEGASLHLDRLRKRPNDFDPAVRDRLIAGAMVPASLVDRAQKFRRWYRGQLAEIFKSVDVLLAPATPCTAPKLGQVNFNLDGVELPVRANIGVHTQPISFIGLPVVAVPVPLEPMPIGVQIIAARWREDIALRVAYALEQMGVASAPSPRGI
- a CDS encoding GntR family transcriptional regulator encodes the protein MTLDDLPPGTLPAEPVVPRVDRALPSLQKVTRAEELRLQLADEIVRGALAPGAPLDETDIARRFSVSRTPVREALRQLVASGLVEARAHRGAVVAQPSIERLKSMFEAMAELEALCAGLAAERMSAAERHGLEAIHEELRVLSYAGNPDRFHEVNERFHNAIYAGSQNGYIAEITLATRVRVQPFRRAQFRNLGRLAKSQAEHDRVVVAIMRGDKQGAAAAMRAHIELVRGEYEIYAVSV
- a CDS encoding ABC transporter permease; protein product: MLTMIGKRLMFAIPSLIGVVIVTFLLTRALPGDPAAYFAGPAATKEAVEQIRKKLGLDRPLIEQFFRYTNDLAHGDFGNSLTTGQPVATEIRNRLPASAELTLLGLIVSIVIAIPLGVLAATRPGSWIDHLCRVTTTAGVSLPVFFTGLVLVYVFYFRLGWSPAPLGRLDVFYSAPPTVTGFYLIDTLLARDLEAFRSALSQLILPATTLAIFSLAPIARMTRASMLAVLASEFVRTARASGLSPSTVIVTYAFRNAMLPVITTLSMVFSFLLGANVLVEKVFAWPGIGSYAVEALISSDFAPVQGFVLTMAVMYVLLNLVIDILYGVIDPRVRLEG
- a CDS encoding ABC transporter substrate-binding protein yields the protein MKRRDFLKSVSGLAAGAALPAMPQVISTAYADARSETLLIVSEGGPNNLDIHGVGTNVPGYEVSWNCYDRLISHEMKSGPGGVPYYDRDKFKGELAEEFKIDDMSVTFKLRKNAKFHDGTPVTAKDVKWSLDRAVSVGGFPTFQMSAGSLTKPEQFVVIDDYTVRVDFLKKDKLTIPDLAVIVPCIVNSELVKKNASEKDPWGLEFTKQQTAGSGAYKVTKWTAGTEVIMERNEDWVGGPLPKIKRVIWRMVPQAGNRRALLERGDADISYELPFKDFQEMKANGKLNVVSLPFSNGIQYIGMNVTKPPFDNPKVRQAVAYALPYQKIMDAVLFGLGNPMFGAPKDKPTEVAWPQPHKYNTDMEKAKALLAEAGYANGFETTISFDLNFAGVNEPLCVLVQESLAQIGIKATINKVPGANWRTELNKKEMPLFTNVFSGWLDYPEYFFYWCYHGNNSVFNTMSYKSAEMDKLIDGARTAAATGDTATYDADVKGFVDLAYTDIPRIPLYQPFVNVAMQKNISGYQYWFHRRLDYRAMAKG
- a CDS encoding MarR family winged helix-turn-helix transcriptional regulator; translation: MTATTARTSLRKRAGNGAARRIDADEIGLDALVGHAGYAVRRFQIWIFQDFIKTLGEVDIRPTQYSVLTVIGANPGLSQMAVAKRLGIERARLVHLLDSLEERKLVKRIKSKADRRSHALHLTAQGETALAKFKRLAAEHERHVEEKIGKENRERLLRILTDFT
- a CDS encoding ABC transporter permease; its protein translation is MSSVAPAVEPVGPARTSGLSAILEQTRYVLSENKVTGFAFALLILILTAAIFGPYVVPYDPLASDTAAALKPPSAAHWFGTDQLGRDIFSRVIVATRLDTFIAVASVALVFLMGGLAGIAAGYFGGWTDRIVGRIADTIMAFPLFVLAMGIVAALGNTVQNIILATAIVNFPLYARVARAEANVRRNAGFVQAARLSGNGEFRILLVHILPNIMPIMIVQMSLTMGYAILNAAGLSFIGLGVRPPTAEWGIMVAEGAGFMVSGEWWIALFPGLALMIAVFCFNLLGDGLRDIVDPQRRT